From Quercus lobata isolate SW786 chromosome 1, ValleyOak3.0 Primary Assembly, whole genome shotgun sequence, one genomic window encodes:
- the LOC115987073 gene encoding putative E3 ubiquitin-protein ligase XBAT31, with translation MGQGLSCGTNHEQGLFRAVQLGEFETVEAVLEREPALLHHTTVYDRHSALHIAAANGQIKILSMLLDRSVRPDVLNRQKQTPLMLAAMHGKISCVKRLLEAGANILMFDSLHGRTCLHYAAYYGHDDCLEAILSAAQSSTVAASWGFVRFVNIRDGRGATPLHLAARQRRPECVHILLDKGALVCASTGGYGFPGSTPLHLAARGGSLDCIRELLAWGADRLQRDASGRIPYMVALKHKHGACAALLNPSSAEPLVWPSPLKFISELNQEAKALLEQALMEANKEREKNILKGTVYSLPSPSNSDVGLEDSISEVSDTELCCICFEQVCTIEVQDCGHQMCAQCTLALCCHNKPNPNTACLTPPVCPFCRSTIGRLAVAKMKNYDDTDHDIGDFSSSKLRKSRKSRNFSEGSSSFKGLSSAVGTFGKMGGRSSGRIAAENEWVDKT, from the exons atgggTCAAGGACTGAGTTGTGGAACCAACCATGAACAAGGGCTCTTTAGAGCAGTACAGTTAGGGGAGTTTGAGACTGTGGAGGCTGTGCTGGAGAGAGAACCAGCACTATTGCACCACACCACTGTGTATGATCGTCACTCTGCGCTTCATATTGCTGCTGCCAATGGCCAGATCAAG ATTCTATCCATGCTTTTGGATCGATCTGTAAGGCCAGACGTGTTGAATCGTCAGAAGCAG ACTCCGCTAATGTTAGCTGCAATGCACGGCAAGATCTCCTGCGTAAAAAGGCTCCTTGAAGCTGGAGCTAAT ATTTTGATGTTTGATTCCCTTCACGGAAGAACCTGCCTGCACTATGCTGCTTACTATGGCCATGATGATTGTCTTGAAGCGATTCTTTCTGCGGCTCAGTCTAGTACAGTTGCTGCTTCTTG GGGGTTTGTGCGGTTTGTGAATATTAGAGATGGTAGGGGAGCAACACCCCTGCACTTGGCAGCCCGTCAAAGACGGCCTGAATGTGTACATATTCTGTTAGACAAAGGAGCCCTTGTGTGTGCTTCAACCGGTGGATATGG CTTCCCTGGAAGCACTCCTCTTCATCTGGCTGCCAGAGGGGGATCTCTTGATTGCATCCGTGAATTGTTGGCTTGGGGTGCAGATCGGCTTCAAAGAGATGCATCTGG GAGAATACCATACATGGTTGCTCTGAAGCACAAGCATGGAGCTTGTGCAGCGTTGCTAAACCCTTCATCAGCAGAGCCTCTTGTCTGGCCATCACCTTTGAAGTTCATCAGTGAGCTTAATCAGGAGGCAAAAGCTTTGTTAGAACAGGCCTTAATGGAGGCAAACAAGGAGAGGGAGAAGAACATCTTAAAGGGAACTGTGTATTCCCTTCCTTCTCCATCCAATTCTGATGTTGGGTTAGAGGACAGCATCTCTGAG GTCAGTGATACTGAGCTATGCTGCATATGCTTTGAGCAGGTGTGCACGATTGAAGTCCAGGATTGCGGCCACCAAATGTGTGCACAATGCACATTAGCCCTCTGCTGCCACAACAAGCCCAACCCAAACACAGCATGCTTAACACCACCAGTTTGCCCATTTTGCCGAAGCACCATTGGCAGACTGGCAGTTGCaaagatgaaaaattatgatGACACCGATCACGACATTGGTGACTTCAGTTCTTCCAAGTTAAGAAAGTCAAGGAAATCCCGGAACTTCAGCGAGGGAAGCAGCAGCTTCAAGGGCTTATCTTCTGCGGTGGGTACATTTGGAAAGATGGGTGGGCGCAGCTCTGGAAGGATTGCAGCTGAAAATGAGTGGGTTGATAAGACTTGA
- the LOC115949692 gene encoding 18.1 kDa class I heat shock protein-like — MSLIPSIFGGRRTNVFDPFSLDIWDPYDGLFTSVRETSSFANLRIDWKETPEAHVFKADLPGLKKEEVKVEVEEGRVLQISGERSKEQEEKNEKWHRVERSSGKFLRRFRLPQNAKIDEVKASMENGVLTVTVPKVEEKKPDVKPIEISG; from the coding sequence ATGTCTCTCATTCCTAGCATCTTTGGAGGCCGACGAACCAACGTGTTCGACCCATTTTCCCTCGACATATGGGACCCTTATGATGGGCTTTTCACCTCGGTGCGTGAAACCTCTTCGTTTGCCAACTTGAGGATTGACTGGAAGGAGACCCCAGaggctcatgttttcaaagcTGACCTTCCGGGGCTGAAGAAAGAGGAGGTGAAGGTTGAGGTTGAGGAAGGTAGAGTTCTTCAGATTAGTGGGGAGAGGAGCAAAGAGCAAGAGGAGAAGAATGAGAAGTGGCACCGTGTTGAGAGGAGCAGTGGCAAGTTCTTGAGGAGGTTTAGGTTGCCTCAAAATGCAAAGATAGATGAGGTTAAGGCTAGCATGGAGAATGGGGTGCTCACTGTGACCGTGCCtaaggtggaggaaaagaagccTGATGTCAAGCCCATTGAGATTTCTGGTTAA
- the LOC115952659 gene encoding 16.9 kDa class I heat shock protein 3-like — translation MANLWQRLASLLKPHHHLNTTNGGGRSQSFLDIWDPVDGFFNYSIAYAPAIAIETYANLPSLRIDWKETPEAHVFKADLPGLVKEEVKVEVEEGKILQISGERSKEQEEKKDKWYRVERSSGKFLCRFRLPKNARTDQVKASMENGVLTVFVPIEGVVKKPEVKTIEISG, via the exons ATGGCAAATCTTTGGCAACGGCTTGCTAGCTTGTTGAAACCCCACCACCATTTGAACACCACAAATGGTGGTGGG CGCTCTCAGTCATTTCTAGACATATGGGATCCCGTTGATGGCTTCTTCAACTATAGCATTGCTTACGCCCCCGCCATAGCAATCGAAACCTATGCTAATTTGCCCAGCTTGCGAATTGATTGGAAGGAGACCCCAGAGGCTCATGTCTTCAAGGCGGACCTCCCGGGACTCGTAAAGGAGGAGGTGAAAGTTGAGGTTGAAGAAGGCAAAATTCTTCAAATTAGCGGAGAAAGGAGCAAAGAGCAAGAGGAGAAGAAAGATAAGTGGTACCGTGTAGAAAGAAGCAGTGGAAAGTTCCTTTGTAGGTTCAGGTTACCGAAAAATGCAAGGACTGATCAGGTTAAGGCTAGTATGGAGAATGGAGTTCTCACTGTGTTTGTTCCTATAGAGGGGGTTGTGAAGAAACCAGAGGTCAAGACCATTGAGATCTCTGGCTGA